From Myxosarcina sp. GI1, the proteins below share one genomic window:
- a CDS encoding fatty acyl-AMP ligase, giving the protein MEESRVIDRSNTFVDLLRQRGTNNYHKTAFIYLKDGETETDRLTYGKLDLHARAIATYLQSICSQGDRALLIYPSGLDFISAFFGCLYGGIVAVPAYPPKPNRPWSRVRSIVEDAAAKIVLTTRTILEQQGKKLRDFPDLAALTWIATDEIESNLATEWQKPNLNSNSLAFLQYTSGSTGNPKGVMVSHGNLLHNQQMIRAAFGHTEKTVFVGWLPLFHDMGLIGNVLQPVYLGIHCILISPLNFLYRPFAWLQAISHYRATTSGAPNFAYDLCVKRTTPEQRASLDLSSWAVAFNGAEPVRQETLENFTKAFASCGFTQKAFYPCYGLAEATLLVTGGDRAIYPSICKVNPTALARDRILVEKENNQYSKSLISCGRTWLGTELLIVNPESLKLCADGRVGEIWVRGKSVAVGYWNKPEATQQVFQASISEKSENRFLRTGDVGFVKDGELFVTGRYKDVIIIKGRNYYPEDIELTVQHSHPGLRLNGGAAFTIDNNIEQRLTVVQEIERSYIKKLNRDSLVGDIRQAVMANHELQAHEIILVKPGTVPKTSSGKICRYACREKFIDGQLNTLN; this is encoded by the coding sequence ATGGAAGAGAGTCGGGTAATCGATCGGAGCAACACTTTTGTTGACTTACTGCGCCAGAGAGGAACCAACAATTATCACAAAACAGCTTTTATCTACCTGAAAGATGGCGAAACTGAAACCGATCGCCTGACCTATGGCAAACTAGATTTACATGCTAGAGCGATCGCTACTTATTTACAGTCTATTTGTAGTCAAGGCGATCGCGCTTTATTAATTTATCCTTCAGGTCTGGATTTTATCAGTGCTTTTTTCGGTTGTCTCTATGGAGGCATAGTTGCCGTACCTGCTTATCCTCCCAAACCCAATCGTCCTTGGTCGCGAGTAAGATCGATTGTTGAGGATGCCGCAGCTAAGATAGTTTTAACTACAAGGACTATTTTAGAGCAGCAAGGAAAAAAGTTACGAGATTTCCCCGATCTAGCTGCTTTGACTTGGATAGCAACAGATGAAATCGAATCAAACTTGGCTACAGAATGGCAAAAACCAAATTTGAACAGCAATAGTTTGGCATTTTTGCAATATACCTCTGGTTCTACAGGCAATCCTAAAGGAGTCATGGTTAGTCATGGTAATTTGCTTCACAATCAACAAATGATTCGAGCAGCTTTCGGACATACAGAAAAGACAGTATTTGTCGGTTGGTTGCCTTTATTTCACGATATGGGATTGATTGGCAATGTATTACAACCTGTTTATTTGGGAATTCACTGTATTCTCATATCGCCGCTTAATTTTTTGTATCGTCCCTTCGCTTGGTTACAAGCGATTTCTCATTACCGAGCAACTACCAGTGGTGCGCCTAATTTTGCTTATGATTTGTGCGTAAAAAGAACTACTCCCGAACAAAGAGCTAGTTTAGATTTGAGTAGTTGGGCGGTAGCTTTTAATGGTGCCGAACCCGTTCGTCAAGAAACGCTAGAAAATTTTACTAAGGCTTTTGCTTCTTGTGGTTTTACCCAAAAAGCATTTTATCCTTGCTATGGATTAGCAGAAGCAACTTTATTAGTTACTGGAGGCGATCGCGCTATTTATCCTAGTATTTGTAAGGTAAATCCAACTGCATTAGCTAGAGATCGAATCTTAGTAGAAAAGGAAAATAATCAATACTCAAAATCTCTGATTAGTTGCGGTCGTACTTGGCTAGGAACAGAACTACTAATTGTCAATCCAGAATCTCTGAAACTTTGTGCTGATGGACGAGTAGGAGAAATTTGGGTTCGAGGTAAAAGTGTAGCTGTAGGTTACTGGAACAAGCCAGAAGCAACTCAGCAAGTCTTTCAAGCATCTATATCGGAAAAAAGCGAAAATCGGTTTCTCCGCACTGGAGATGTAGGATTTGTTAAAGACGGAGAGCTATTTGTTACTGGTCGTTATAAAGACGTAATTATTATCAAGGGTCGTAACTATTACCCAGAAGATATCGAACTAACAGTACAACATAGTCATCCTGGCTTGCGTCTCAATGGTGGTGCGGCTTTTACTATAGATAACAATATAGAACAACGCTTGACAGTCGTTCAAGAAATCGAGCGTAGCTACATCAAAAAATTAAATAGGGATAGTCTGGTCGGAGATATTCGCCAAGCAGTAATGGCAAATCATGAATTACAGGCTCACGAAATTATATTAGTAAAACCTGGAACAGTTCCCAAAACCTCAAGCGGTAAAATTTGCCGTTATGCCTGTCGAGAAAAATTTATAGATGGTCAATTAAACACTCTAAATTGA
- a CDS encoding acyl carrier protein, giving the protein MSLTEIQSWLTSYLADFLNTKSEEIDIYIPFDRYGLDSSATVSMIAELENSFQCNLDPAIVYYYPTIESLTQYLSKTLI; this is encoded by the coding sequence ATGTCACTAACAGAAATACAGAGTTGGCTAACTAGTTATCTAGCAGATTTCCTCAATACAAAATCCGAGGAAATAGATATTTACATTCCTTTCGATCGCTATGGACTTGACTCTTCAGCTACTGTATCGATGATTGCTGAATTAGAAAATAGTTTTCAATGCAACTTAGATCCAGCTATTGTTTACTATTATCCTACTATTGAGTCTTTAACACAGTATTTGTCAAAAACTTTGATTTAG